TCGCCGAGCGCGGCGCGGATGACGTCGAGGTCGCGCGCGGTGTTCGGGGTCGTCATGTGCGGCAGCATGGCGGCGCTGCGCTCGTAGCAGCCCTCGGCGTACTCGCGGGCCAGCTTGCGCTGGGCGAGCTTGTCGGCCTCGGAGTCGGGCACCGGGTCCAACTTGGGCGCCTTGACGAACTCCTGCGGGTCGACGCAGGAGATGGGCGCCGACTTGCCGACGCCGCGCGGGTCGAAGCCGACGAAGTCGTAGGCCTTGGCGACGTTCTGCCACACCGGCGCCTTGGTGGTGACGCGGCGCGGGAAGCGCAGGCCGGAACCGCCGGGCCCGCCCGGGTTGTAGACGAGGGCGCCCTGCCGTTCGGCCCGGGTGCCGGTGTTGCCGATGCGGTCGACAGCGATCTCGATCTGCTTGCCGTACGGCTTGGCGTAGTCGAGCGGCACGGTGACCCAGCCGCACTGGATGGGCTTCTCCAGCCCCCAGTCCGCCGGGCAGTCCTGCCAGTCGATGCCCTGGTGGGCGGCGCGGGCCGCGGCGATCGCGACGCCCCGGGCCTCGCGGTCCTGACCGTGACGGGCCCCGGCGGCGGCCCGGTCGGTGCCGGTCGTGGCGCCCGCGTCGGCGCTGGCCGTCGGTGCCGCGACCGCGCCGGCTATCAGGGTCGCCGCGACGAGTGCTCCGGCCGAGCCGAGCGCCGCCGTCCGCCTGTTCGGTCTGTTGTCCCTCAAGTCGGGTCTCCCCCTGCGTCGTTGCGTGGACAGGGGGATCCTGGCCGCTGGGCGGGTGCCGGGAACAGGGGCGCACCGGCTTCTTTGCCAATCCGATAACCGGATAAAGCCATCCCGCTGAGCGGAGCGCCCGTACGGGGGGACTGTCCGAGGTCCGCCAGCGCCGCGTCCAGCAGCCCGCGCAGCCGCAGCGCGTCCGGCGCCACCGCGCTCACCAGTACGGCGGGCCCGGCGAGGGGCAGCACGGCGGCCCCCTCCCCGAGCGTCCGCGCCGCCGGCGCGCGCGCCGCGAACTCCGGGCGCGCCACCACGAGCTGCCCCACCGCGCGGTGCCCGCCCAGCCCGGCGGGCCCGTCCCAGCCGCCGGGCGCCCCGGGCCCGCACGCCAGTTCCTGGTCGAGCACGAGCCGCCCGCCCGTCCGCACCGTCAGACGGCTGGTCAGCCTGCCGGGGGCCTCACCCGTCCGCCCGAGCACCTGCTCCTCGCGCAGCACCAGCCGCCCGCCGGCCGCCAGGTCGACGCGGGTGCGCACGGTCAGCTCACTGCCGGCCGCGCAGATCAGCTGCTCGGGCAGCCAGTGCAGCTCGCCGCCCTCGGCCACGGTGAGCCGTACGTCGTAGCGGGCCCCGCCCCCGGCCTGACCCGGCAGGGCGATGGTGGCGGCGGCCGAGCCGACCCGCAGCCGGGCGTGCTCGGCGGCCTCCGCCGCGACGGTGAGGTGGTCGCCGCCCAGCGGTGCGCTCATCGCGCCGACGAGCAGGACTCGCGCCTCGCCCTCGTTCCCGCGGGTCCGCCGCAGGGCCAGCGGGGCCTCGCCCGTGAGGACGGGCAGCGCCGTACCGCCCCGGCCGTCGGCCACGGCGCGGATCCGGGCCGTGGCCCGTACCCCGGTGGCCGCGGTCACGCCGTCCACGCGGCGAGCCGCGCCCGCACCCAGCCGGCGACGTCGGCGACGCCGGTCGCGCCGCGCAGCGACTGGAGGACGACCGGCCGGTCGCCCCGCTGCGCCTTGGCGTCCGCCGCCATCCGGGCGAGGTCGGAGCCGACGTACGGGGCGAGGTCGGTCTTGTTGACGACCAGCAGGTCCGCGGTGGTGACCCCGGGCCCGCCCTTGCGCGGGATGTCGTCACCGCCCGCCACGTCGATGACGAAGATCTGCGCGTCCACGAGCCCCCTGGAGAAGGTCGCGGTGAGGTTGTCGCCACCGGACTCCACGAGGATCAGGTCCAGCGGCCCCACCTCGTCCTCCAGGTCCTCGACGGCCTCCAGGTTGGCGGAGATGTCGTCCCGGATCGCGGTGTGCGGGCAGGCGCCGGTCTCGACGGCGGTGATCCGCTCCGGCGGCAGTACGGCCTCCCGGAGCAGGAACTCGGCGTCCTCGCGGGTGTAGATGTCGTTGGTGACGACGGCCAGCGACAGTTCGTCGCGCAGCGCCCGGCACAGGGCGGCGACGGTGGCGGTCTTGCCGGACCCGACGGGCCCGCCGAGCCCGATCCGCAGGGCGCGCCGTGACCCGTCGGGCCGGTGGGCGTCGGCGCCGAGCGCGGCGGGACCGTCGTGGGAGTGATCGAGATGCATGGCAGCTCCTGTTTCAGCCGGGCCTGGGACACCGGCCCGTCCGATGCCTGCGAACGGGGCCGTTCAGGCCGGAAGGGGTCCGGGGCGCAGCCCCGGGGTCGGGAACGGGGAAGGGCAGGGGGCGGGAAGGGAAGGGCAGGGGCGGGAGACGGACGGGACGCCGGAGACGGGCAGGGGGCGGGAGACGGGCAGGGGGCGGGAGACGGGCAGGGGGCGGGGCCCTGCCACGCCCTACGACGCGAACAGCCTGACGGGCCGGGCCGCGTGCTGCTCGGCCGCGATCTCCAGCAACGGGCCGGAGCACGCGGGCAGGGCGTCGACGCCCTCGACGGCGGCCGCCCGCGCCGCCGTGACGGCTTGCTCCGCGACACGGTCCAGCTCCGGCGCCAGCCGCGCGAGCACCCCGGTCGCGTCGAACGGATCGAGACTCAGCAGGCGCACCGTCGCCGTCGCGGGCCCGCTGACGCTCTCGTACGCGGCGCAGTACGCGGCGTCCGCCGGGCCGAGCCCCGCGGCCCGCGCGGCGAGCCCGAGCACCACCGGCTGATGCGCCCCCTTGGGGAAGGCACCGGCCAGGGCGTCGAGTTCGGCGGACGGCCAGGCCGCCCGCGCGGCACGCGTCAGCTGCCGCCCCAGCCTGCGCGCGGCGGTGCGCAGCGCGGGCGACGGCGTGCGCGCGTCCGCGGCGGCGTCGAGTCCGGCGGCGTCCACACCGAGTGCAGCGGCCGCGGCGAGGGCGGCCGAGACCAGCCCCGCCGTGTGGAGCCGGCCCCGGCAGAAGTCCTCCAGGCCGGCCGCTGCGGTGATCCGTCCGGCCCGCACCGCCGCCTCGGCCCCGCCGGAGTGCGCGTGGCCTCCGGCGGGGAACCGGCCGTCGGCGAGGACGAGCAGGGCTGCGCGCGTCATCAGAAGAGGAAGTAGCGCTGGGCCATGGGCAGTTCCGCGGCCGGTACCGCCTCGACCAGCTCCCCGTCGATGCGTACGGCGAAGCTGTCGGGGTCGATCCGGACGTCGGGCCGGGCGGCGTTCTCGCGCATGTCCGCCTTGGTCACCCCGCGCGTCGACTCGATGGCCACGAACCGCTTGCCGAGCGCCAGCCGCTCAGCCAGCCCGTCGTCCAGGGCGAGCGGCGCCACGAAGTTGACCGAGTTGGCGGCGGGCGCCCGGCCGATCGCGCCGTACATGGGCCGGGGCAGGACCGGCTGCGGGGTGGGGATGGAGGCGTTGGCGTCACCCATCTGCGCGTAGGCGATCTGCCCGCCTTTGAGGACGAGGAGCGGCTTGACGCCGAAGAAGGCCGGTTCCCACAGCACCAGGTCGGCGAGCTTGCCGCGCTCGACGGAGCCGATCTCGTGGGCGAGTCCCTGGGCGAGCGCCGGGTTGATCGTGTACTTGGCGACGTACCGCCGCACCCGGTGGTTGTCCGCGCGCCCGTCGCCGGGCAGGGCGCCGCGCCGCCGCTTCATCACGTGCGCGGTCTGCCAGGTGCGCAGCACGACCTCGCCGACGCGGCCCATGGCCTGCGAGTCGGAGGAGATGATCGAGATGGCGCCCAGGTCGTGCAGGACGTCCTCGGCGCCGATCGTCGAGGGCCGGATGCGGGACTCGGCGAACGCGAGGTCCTCGGGGACGGCCGGGTTCAGGTGGTGGCACACCATCAGCATGTCGAGGTGTTCCTCGGCGGTGTTGACGGTGAACGGGCGGGTCGGATTGGTCGAACTGGGCAGCACGTGCGGCTCGGAGACCACGGTCATGATGTCCGGCGCGTGCCCGCCGCCCGCGCCCTCGGTGTGGTACGCGTGGATGCCGCGCCCCGCGATCGCGGCGAGGGTGTCCCCGACGAACCCCGCCTCGTTGAGGGTGTCCGTGTGGATGGCGACCTGGACGCCGGTCCGGCCGGCGACGGTGAGCGCGGCGTCGATGACGGCGGGGGTGGAGCCCCAGTCCTCGTGCAGCTTCAGCCCGAGCGCGCCGCCGCGGATCTGGGACAGCATCGCCTCGTGGGAGACGGTGTTGCCCTTGCCGAGGAGACCGATGTTGAGCGGGTAGTGCTCCATCGCCTCCAGCATCCGGGCCAGGTGCCAGGGGCCGGGGGTGACCGTGGTGGCCTTGGAGCCCTCGGCGGGGCCGGTGCCGCCGCCGACGAGCGTGGTGATGCCCGACGCCAGTGCCTCGTCGGCGACCTGCGGGCAGATGAAGTGGACGTGCGCGTCGATGGCTCCGGCGGTGACGATCCGTCCGTTGCCCGCGATGACCTCGGTCTCCGGGCCGAGCACCAGCTCGGGGTGGACGCCGTCCATGGTGTCGGGGTTGCCCGCCTTGCCGATGCCGGTGATCCGGCCGTCCCGGATGCCGATGTCGGCTTTGACGACGCCCCAGTGGTCGACGATCACGGCGCCCGTGACGACCGTGTCGGGGGTGCCGTCGGCCCGGGTGGCCCGGGACTGGCCCATGGACTCGCGGATGACCTTGCCGCCGCCGAACACGGCCTCGTCGCCGGCGAGTCCGGGACCGCCGCAGCGGTCCTCCTCGATCTCCACGAGCAGATCGGTGTCGGCGAGCCGGATCCGGTCGCCGGTGGTCGGGCCGAACAGATCGGCGTACGCGGCGCGGGAGAGTTCAGGCATCGAGGGCGCCTCCGGTCCGGCCGCGCAGTCCGGGCACGATCCGGGCGCCGGCGATCGGGACGAGTTCGACGTCGACGGGGATGCCGGGCTCGAACCGTACGGCGGTGCCGGCGGCGACGTGGAGCCGCTTGCCGCGCGCGGCGGCCCGGTCGAAGCGCAGGCCGGGGTTGGCCTCGGCGAAGTGGTAGTGGGAGCCGACCTGGACCGGCCGGTCGGCGGCGTTGAGGACGGTCAGCCGGGTGACCTCGCGGCCCGCGTTGACGACGATCGGGTCCTCGGCGAACAGGATCTCTCCGGGAATCATCGGGGCCGCCTCAGACGATCGGCTCGTGGACGGTGACGAGCTTGGTGCCGTCCGGGAAGGTGGCCTCGACCTGGACGTCGTGGATCATCTCGGGGACGCCCTCCATGACGTCGTCCCGGGTGAGCACCGCGCGTCCGGAGGACATGAGTTCGGCGACGGTGCGGCCGTCCCGCGCGCCTTCGAGGATGTGCGAGGTGATGAGGGCGACCGCTTCGGGATGGTTCAGCCTCAGCCCGCGGGCCCGGCGCTTCCCGGCGACGTCGGCCGCCACGTGGATCAGCAGCCTCTCCTGCTCGTGCGGGGTCAGTTGCACGTCCCACCTCACATCCTCGCTCCGGGCCGTGCGGGGCCCGGCTGCCGCGGCCACCGCGTCGGGGACAGATGTAACACACAAACAAATGGCGCGATTCGGCGCGATCGGGAAAGAAGAACCCCTGGTGGCGTGGAGCGGCAGGCTAGTTCGCCGGAGTTTCAACGACGTTAACCGGCCCTTGGTGCGGTCATGACCCCTTGCTGGTCCGCCCCATACTCATCAGCGCCCGCAGTCCGTTGCGGAGCACCTCGACCGGCACCGGCCCGAACAGCGACTGCTGCACGATGAATCCCTGCGCGGCGGCGATCATGGTGCGGGCCACGTCGTCCGCGGGGAGGTCGTCCCGCATCGCCCCGTCGCGCTGGTAGGCCCGGACGACCGCGGTCCAGGCCGCCCGCACCGCGTCGTAGCCCTCGCGGAGCACGGCGGCCAGTTCCTCGTTGCGCGCGGTCTCCGTCCACACCTGGACGACGAGCCGCGGGAAGGCCGGCTGCCCGTCGGCGCCGAGGAACCCGCGGGCCTCCAGCGTCCTTCCGAGGACGGTGGCGACCAGGACGTCGGGGGGCGGCGGCGGGCTCTGCCGGGCGGCCTCCTCGAACGCGGCCCGCACCTCCCCCATGACCTCGGCGACGATCGCGCCGATCAGCTCCTCCTTGCCGCTGAAGTACCGGTAGACGGCGCCCGCGGAGAGGTCGACCTCCTTGAGCACGTCCTGCATGGAGGTGGCGTGGAAGCCGTTGCGGGCGAAGCAGAGCGCGGCGCCGTCGAGGATCTGCCGGCGGCGGGCGTCGAGGTGTTCCTGGGATACGCGGGCCATGGTCCACAACCTAAAACGAACATTCCTTCTTGACAAGGAACGGCGTCGGCGGGACGGTGAAGACAAGAAAAACGAACGATCCTTCGCCAAGACGGCGTCCCTTCCCGGGCGCCGGCGACCAGGCTCCAGGAGATCCCATGTCCGCTCCCCGCACCCCGGCCGCGGCACACCGGCTGATCGCGGTCGTCGCCCTCGTCCCGCTGATGGCCGCGCTGGCCCTGTGGGCCTTCGCCTGGCCCGCCGCCCGCACCGCCCCGCGCGACCTGCCGCTCGGCGTCGCCGGCCCCGCCGCCGCGGCCGCGCAGGCCGAACAGCGGCTGACCCGGCACGAGGGCGCCTTCGAGATCCACCGCTACCCCGACGAGGCCGCCGCCCGCGACGCGATAGCGGACCGGGAGGTGTACGGCGCGGTCGTCGTCACCGGGCACGGCCCCCGGCTGCTCACCGCCTCCGCCGCGAGCCCGGCGGTCGCGCAGCTGCTGCGGCAGGCGGTGGCCGGGCCCGCCGCCGACGGCGGCGGGCACGTCCCGGTGGCCGACGTCGTGGCCGCCCCGGCGGACGATCCGCGCGGCGCGGCCTTCGCCGCCGGCGCGCTGCCCCTCACGCTGGCCGGACTGGCGGCCGGCGCCGCGGTCACCCTGCTGGGGCTGCGCGGGCTGCCCGCCGTGGCGGCGCTCGGCGGCGCCTCCGCCGCGGTCGGCGTGGTCGCCGCCGCGATCACGCACAGCTGGCTGGGCGTGCTGACCGGCCACTGGTGGGCCGAGGCCGGGGTGTTCGGGCTGGTCTCGCTGGCCGTGGCGAGCGCCGTCGCGGGGCTCGCCGCCCTCCTGGGCACCGCCGGGATGGGCCTCACGGCCGCCGTGATGATGCTGCTCGGCAACCCGTTCTCCGGCGCCTCCTCCGCACCGGAGATGCTGCCGGCGCCCGCCGGGGCGCTCGGCCAGTGGCTGCCGCCGGGCGCCGGGGTGTCCCTGTTGCGCTCGGTGGCGTACTTCGACGGCGCGGCGGCGACCGGCCCGGCCCTCATCCTGACCTGGTGGGCGGTACTGGGACTCGGGGCGGTGCTGCTCGGCGCGGCCCTGAGGCCCGGCCCGCAGGCGCCGGCCGGACGGGCGGCCGAGCGCGAGCCCGCACTCGCCCGCTGAACCGCCGGCCGGACGACTGGCCGCCACCGGCCGTGCGCCCCCGCGCAAGCGGACGGGGGCGCACGGTCTCGTCCGCCACGCGGGGGCCGGGGCCGGCGGGGGAAGGGCCCGGGAGGCGGGCGTCGCGCGGGCGGGCGGGCCTCAGGAGAGCGGGCATCGAGAGGGGCGGGGCTCCGAGGACGGGCCTCCGGGGCGGGCCTCCGGGGCGGGCCTCCGGGGACGGGCGGCCGGGGGCGTCCCGTCGGTCAGGCCGGACCGGGCGAGCGGCGAGCGGCGTCCGGTGCCGTGCGTCACCGGGCGGAGCGGTGACCTCCCTGACGCGGGCGGGGCCCGCCCTCCGGGCGGACGACGCGACGCTGCGGACACCCTCTAGGAGGGCCCCCGCCCCTGGT
Above is a genomic segment from Streptomyces glaucescens containing:
- a CDS encoding urease subunit beta, whose protein sequence is MIPGEILFAEDPIVVNAGREVTRLTVLNAADRPVQVGSHYHFAEANPGLRFDRAAARGKRLHVAAGTAVRFEPGIPVDVELVPIAGARIVPGLRGRTGGALDA
- a CDS encoding TetR/AcrR family transcriptional regulator — protein: MARVSQEHLDARRRQILDGAALCFARNGFHATSMQDVLKEVDLSAGAVYRYFSGKEELIGAIVAEVMGEVRAAFEEAARQSPPPPPDVLVATVLGRTLEARGFLGADGQPAFPRLVVQVWTETARNEELAAVLREGYDAVRAAWTAVVRAYQRDGAMRDDLPADDVARTMIAAAQGFIVQQSLFGPVPVEVLRNGLRALMSMGRTSKGS
- a CDS encoding urease accessory protein UreF; translation: MTRAALLVLADGRFPAGGHAHSGGAEAAVRAGRITAAAGLEDFCRGRLHTAGLVSAALAAAAALGVDAAGLDAAADARTPSPALRTAARRLGRQLTRAARAAWPSAELDALAGAFPKGAHQPVVLGLAARAAGLGPADAAYCAAYESVSGPATATVRLLSLDPFDATGVLARLAPELDRVAEQAVTAARAAAVEGVDALPACSGPLLEIAAEQHAARPVRLFAS
- a CDS encoding urease subunit alpha, encoding MPELSRAAYADLFGPTTGDRIRLADTDLLVEIEEDRCGGPGLAGDEAVFGGGKVIRESMGQSRATRADGTPDTVVTGAVIVDHWGVVKADIGIRDGRITGIGKAGNPDTMDGVHPELVLGPETEVIAGNGRIVTAGAIDAHVHFICPQVADEALASGITTLVGGGTGPAEGSKATTVTPGPWHLARMLEAMEHYPLNIGLLGKGNTVSHEAMLSQIRGGALGLKLHEDWGSTPAVIDAALTVAGRTGVQVAIHTDTLNEAGFVGDTLAAIAGRGIHAYHTEGAGGGHAPDIMTVVSEPHVLPSSTNPTRPFTVNTAEEHLDMLMVCHHLNPAVPEDLAFAESRIRPSTIGAEDVLHDLGAISIISSDSQAMGRVGEVVLRTWQTAHVMKRRRGALPGDGRADNHRVRRYVAKYTINPALAQGLAHEIGSVERGKLADLVLWEPAFFGVKPLLVLKGGQIAYAQMGDANASIPTPQPVLPRPMYGAIGRAPAANSVNFVAPLALDDGLAERLALGKRFVAIESTRGVTKADMRENAARPDVRIDPDSFAVRIDGELVEAVPAAELPMAQRYFLF
- the ureG gene encoding urease accessory protein UreG, giving the protein MHLDHSHDGPAALGADAHRPDGSRRALRIGLGGPVGSGKTATVAALCRALRDELSLAVVTNDIYTREDAEFLLREAVLPPERITAVETGACPHTAIRDDISANLEAVEDLEDEVGPLDLILVESGGDNLTATFSRGLVDAQIFVIDVAGGDDIPRKGGPGVTTADLLVVNKTDLAPYVGSDLARMAADAKAQRGDRPVVLQSLRGATGVADVAGWVRARLAAWTA
- a CDS encoding membrane protein, with translation MSAPRTPAAAHRLIAVVALVPLMAALALWAFAWPAARTAPRDLPLGVAGPAAAAAQAEQRLTRHEGAFEIHRYPDEAAARDAIADREVYGAVVVTGHGPRLLTASAASPAVAQLLRQAVAGPAADGGGHVPVADVVAAPADDPRGAAFAAGALPLTLAGLAAGAAVTLLGLRGLPAVAALGGASAAVGVVAAAITHSWLGVLTGHWWAEAGVFGLVSLAVASAVAGLAALLGTAGMGLTAAVMMLLGNPFSGASSAPEMLPAPAGALGQWLPPGAGVSLLRSVAYFDGAAATGPALILTWWAVLGLGAVLLGAALRPGPQAPAGRAAEREPALAR
- a CDS encoding urease subunit gamma — translated: MQLTPHEQERLLIHVAADVAGKRRARGLRLNHPEAVALITSHILEGARDGRTVAELMSSGRAVLTRDDVMEGVPEMIHDVQVEATFPDGTKLVTVHEPIV